A genomic region of Mycobacterium senriense contains the following coding sequences:
- a CDS encoding HNH endonuclease signature motif containing protein, with protein sequence MSSIASAGAVVVSPGERLGVLFEELAELTGQRNAIDGRIVEIVAEIERDELCGVTGARSVPALVAWKTGCSPATAHTISTIAGRLEEFPRCAQGMREGRLSLDQVGVIAARAGAGSDEHYAALARCATVTQLRTAVKLEPRPQPEPGPGPEFECSITTSANEHGSCYRITLAHHDAAKFEAALASHRDALLAQWRHDHPNGTAASAQRPPVPGTAAAFMRLVEAGWDAEAARRPHGQHTTVVVHVDVEQRVAALHLGPVLTDAERRYLTCDATGEVWFERHGEVIGAGRATRLINRRLRRALEHRDRTCVVPGCGATRGLHAHHLRHWEDGGPTELANLVLLCPYHHRCHHRGVLTITGPAHALVVTDNTGRSLSPGSLARPPTQPPPAVPPCPGPTGERANWWWYDPFQPQPPPTNN encoded by the coding sequence ATGTCTTCGATCGCATCTGCTGGCGCTGTGGTGGTGAGTCCTGGTGAGCGTCTTGGGGTGTTGTTCGAGGAGTTGGCGGAGTTGACCGGTCAGCGCAACGCGATTGATGGGCGCATCGTGGAGATCGTGGCCGAGATCGAGCGAGATGAGCTCTGCGGGGTCACCGGGGCGCGGTCGGTGCCGGCGTTGGTGGCCTGGAAGACCGGCTGTTCGCCGGCAACCGCGCACACCATCAGCACGATCGCGGGCCGGCTCGAGGAGTTCCCGCGCTGCGCTCAAGGGATGCGTGAGGGCCGGCTGTCGCTGGATCAGGTCGGCGTCATCGCGGCACGCGCCGGTGCGGGGTCTGATGAGCACTACGCGGCGTTGGCGCGCTGCGCCACGGTCACTCAGCTGCGCACCGCGGTCAAACTAGAACCGCGACCCCAACCCGAACCCGGACCTGGGCCCGAGTTCGAGTGTTCGATCACCACCAGCGCCAACGAGCACGGCAGCTGCTACCGGATCACCCTGGCCCACCATGACGCGGCGAAGTTCGAGGCCGCCTTGGCGTCGCATCGTGATGCGCTGCTCGCCCAGTGGCGCCACGATCACCCCAACGGCACGGCCGCGTCAGCTCAGCGGCCCCCGGTGCCTGGCACCGCCGCGGCGTTTATGCGCCTGGTCGAGGCGGGGTGGGACGCCGAGGCGGCGCGGCGCCCACACGGGCAGCACACCACCGTGGTGGTGCATGTCGACGTGGAGCAGCGTGTTGCGGCACTGCATTTGGGTCCGGTGCTCACCGACGCCGAACGCCGCTACCTGACCTGTGATGCCACCGGTGAAGTCTGGTTCGAACGCCACGGCGAGGTCATCGGTGCCGGCCGGGCGACCCGGCTGATCAACCGGCGGCTTCGCCGCGCGCTAGAGCATCGCGACCGCACCTGCGTGGTGCCCGGCTGCGGGGCCACCCGTGGTCTGCACGCCCATCACCTGCGGCACTGGGAAGACGGCGGCCCCACCGAGTTGGCCAACCTGGTGCTGTTATGCCCCTATCACCACCGGTGCCACCATCGTGGCGTGCTCACCATCACCGGACCCGCACACGCACTCGTCGTCACCGACAACACCGGCCGATCACTGAGCCCGGGAT